From Argopecten irradians isolate NY chromosome 3, Ai_NY, whole genome shotgun sequence:
TGAAAACAACATTTCGTCACTGCATGCATATGTTTGTTGATGAGTGAAATATGATTTCATACAccaaaaatgattttgacagcTCTGCATTCTATTTtttcccctgaaattcactatCAAGAAATGTGAAGGCAGTAGTTTGATAAGTCAATATGAAAGGTCACTAGAACACGATTCTAATGGACATTAAATGGAAGAGTTTCCAAAGACCTAATAGTGAATATCTAGAGTGATACTGAAATTATGATGATACTCTTTACAAACTATGATTTATTCTGTCACTTTAGTTCACTTGGTATATTTTATAAGTATATCAATAGCAgtaattaaaactaatatttgGGGCAAAACTCTTATAATTGTACTGCCCAGAGTAAGTAATGAATCATTGATGTATATCTATTGAGCACTTGAAACAATCTAGCACACCAGAATCAATTTCCTTTATAGTATTGATGTTAATTCCAAGCTGATTAATTAATGATCTTAGGGGACTAAGGgaatatgtatacagtatatactgtaGCTCAAGTGGTAGACAGGCATGCTTACTCGGCAGTAGTCAAAACATATTAATCATTCATTGTTGGCTGACGTAGGTAACCGAGATTTAAACTAACTGTGGACCAAACGTTAAGCATTTACAGGGAGTGAAAGGCTTTAccggtatatatatgtgtgtgtgtgtcattAGGATCATTGCTATATTTAAAGCTTTATTCATTCTTAAGTACACATTGGCTCAGTTTAAAATGCATTATGATTTGAACGTTTTCAGGTTTCTGTTACATTCCAATGTTTCAAGGATATTTATGGATCTGAAGCAATACAAAACGATGTGgatatatatttgatctgcttatcacatattgttttattatcatattaatgAGATAATGTCAATATCTTTTTATATCACAATTTGTTTTGTTGCTTAAgattatttgtaatattaccTGTAATCCATGATTCAAAAATTTAATTATGTACTGTTTTGCAAACATTCATCACTTGAAAGTTTATGGCATGTTATTATCAgtaacattttgaacttctactATAGCCAATTAGCTACCAGTAAGCATAGAATACTTTAATTTGTAAGATACcaagtttttgttataaaataaacaatattgataATGATGCACTATGTGATTTttctttatcattattttaaactataaCTTGTATTTTCGATGATTAACATAGTTACACACTCACACAGGACTTCAATTTCATCATCCAATCTGATTATcagttgcttgcatcttttgtCGATTTTGTGTATGCTGATGTCTTGTAGGATATCATGTTTGATTGTAGAATAACGATAGTTACGTTTGTGTTACTCCAACATTCCTCTTGTTGTTTCAGTGTCACCCCTCCAAATGATTAGCGGTAGTGTAGTGGACCGCTCGCCTGTGTATGGAGGCTCGTCCAACTATCAAAACGTGAACTACTCCAACACAACCAAGAGAACAAACATGGACGGAGGCCAGCAAAAGATGTCGCGATTACAGCTCATGCAAATGCAGTATCAACAGCGAATGCTGAAAGATAAAGAGGAGAAACTTGTGAATATGTACCAAGAGAACCAACAGCGGGCGCTCAACCGTGTCCAGTCCAAAGGTATGGCAAGAGAATTTTTTCGAGAGCGACGTGAAATGGAAGCCAACGGTAACTTGAGTCAAATGCCATCTATTGAACAACATTACCAGCAGAAACGAAGAGAAAATGGAGTGCACGTCAACAGCAATTCTCCACATGGTACGATCAGTAGGCATAATTCGTTTGGCTCTAATCAAAGTCAAAGACAACATATGGGTTATCAACGCCAAAACTCAGGTGGTCCCCAAGGTTACAAGAATAAGTATCAGAAAAGGTCCAGTGCCGGGAGAGATAAATCCAATCCGCTAGCACCAATCGAGCGGCCACCTTCACACGAAAATAATGACTTTTTCCCAAGAAAACCACAAATTCATGGTCGACCGAAAACGAAAGATTCCGACAAGAGAACACCACATGAAGGTCAAACGCCAAAAAGTGCACCCCACAATGATTTTTATCATGATGATGATGGCAGCCCGCCACCAAATCTAGCCCATTTGAAAAATGCTCAGAAACAGAAAGTTAATGCTTTTGGCTATGGTGGACGTCCTCCAAAAGCCTCCCCGTCAAAGACATCAAAACCTTCAAACTTCCAACAGTTCCAGCAGGACAGGGACCAAGAACGTGCAGACAGACTTCGGAGGCATCAGCAAACCCTCGATCGTGGAATCGGTGGTGGGTATGAGTATGAGGATGAAAAGGAAAATGAATCGGAGGCAAACAGTCAACGGGAATCAGCATTAGACATTGACAGAAAGCAAAAAGAGATCATGGAGAAAATTGCACGTCAGCAGGCTGAGCTTGAGAGAATAAGACAACAGCGAGCAGCGGAAGAGGAGGAAGTAAGTGAGATAATAGAACTGTGATATGCGtgtaataaaaaatgaaaattaatagaCATGATTTGATAACCTAAAGGTTAAATATTTTACTAATATGGTTTGTAATATTAAAGAACCTATATgattatattcattttaaaagatTACTACATTTACAGGGATACCATGTTTTATCATTGTTTCGTTCTCAAACACTGTTAGCAATCCTTGGACCTCGAAATATAAAATCGTCCATTGAATGGTTACCCAGTCATATCATAATCACGATTAATTCAACCTATGCTTTGTTATAAAGTTGAAATCTAAAAGACATTTTCTTCCTCACaggaaagaaaagaaagagaaCGGCGCAAAAAGAGAGAAGAGGAGAGAAGAAGAAAAATGAAAGAAGACGAGGAAAGACGAAAGAgggaagaaaaagaaagaaggGAAATGGAAGAAGAGGAAGCAAAAAGAAGGTCAGAACAGCAGCGAAAGACAAACCAATCACGCTCACGATGCGAAAGTCAGTACCACGATAACGGTAGTGAGGGCTACTCTTCCCATATGTCAAGTTACCCAGCGGAACCAACTCCCCCTCCACAGCCTAAACCCTCACGTAAGCCAATAAACAGACGACCCCCACCGCAGCAGAATCCTTTAGCAATGTCTTCCGAAAGTGCGTATGATAGCAAACCAATTGCGTCCGCCCGAGGTGGTGGGAATGTTAGCCTCTTCGAGCAAGCCGCACGTATGGAAGGTGCGTTTGACACTGAACATATAAAGCAAGTAAAGTGTTCCAACTGTGGTCGTAAATTCAATGCTGATAGAATAGACAAACATCGGCAATTCTGTGGCAACCtcacaaagaaaagaaaagtttTGGACGGCACTAAAATGAGGGTTCAAGGAACGGATATGGAAAAATATATAGGAAAGAACGGCACACCAAAGAAGTCAACTCCATCGGTAAGTTCTTGTGTTGTAGGTTTAATTATCAAGTAAAAACTTTTGAAGTTAGGCAAAAAATAGATTCATCATTATTTTGGGTGCCACGCGTTCCTCATTTTCATAGCATAGGTGGATTATTTTGCATCTTTCGTGTCGCTACATTTTatgcaaattatttttaaatgtaccATTGACCGAAGAAATTCGGTCCCATAAAAGTGAATGTTAGAATACCTCTCTATTTTCAGTTGTAGCTTTTCATAATTATGTTTCTAAGCAAACGAGAAATGTGATAAGAATGTCTGCGTCTTAAGCTGTAAAACTCAGATTGAAATACGCCAAAAACGGAATTTTGATTCgcttttgtatttgtttgttataGGGAAAGAAAGGAAACTGGAGGAAACAACACGAGGAATTCGTAAATAACATAAGGTATGCTCGAAAGGTCGCTCAAATACAGAAAGAGGGCGGAAGTCTAAGTAACCTACCTCCCCCTCCTCCGGCAGAAAACGCAGATTATGTTCAGTGTCCTCACTGTAACCGTAAATACAATGAAATGGCTGCAGCAAGGCATATACCCAAGTGTAAGGACATCAAGGCTAGACCTACTGCCCTAAAACGGAAACGATAAGTCATAAATACTACAGCTCATTTATAACTCCACGATCCGTCTTGGGTCGAAAGAAAACTGAAGTTGTGACCTTTGATTTGTGGCATGAGAGTACCGTGTACTCTTTTTAAAGTGGAATTCATCACGTAATTCAATTGCATCTgctatgagcattatttgctgtAAGGTAGACCACGAGATGATATGGGACTCCCGTACTAGTTGTAACCTTACCTACCTGACAAGAAAGGTCGGAACATTCGTCCAACTCATAAATGCAAGGCTACCGATAGGAACAGTTTATTAATCTGTAGACCGTCAATGTGGCAAGCGTTGAAAATAATTATACCTATGGTACCAGGCGCTGAAATGTGAATTAACACAGTTTATGTAACAATGAACCTCGGCCATATCACGTGTATTCTGATTGAATCTCAAACAATTAGTGTGCAACTTGCCAAACTCTTTATTAGTTAGAATGCCATATCATATACCATTAGAAATGAAGTATACagtaatgaatttaaaataatacgTTTATGTACCAAAATATCTTTTCGCCATATAGAGAAAAAGTTGACGTTAACAGAAGTTTACAAGATTTAGCCGACTTTCACTTCATTTTTCCTTATGTGATGGTTACTGAGTCACACGTTAACTATTAATTAGTTAATACACTACTTTAATCTATAAAGCGTTGTAAGTGCTCTTCTTCAgtatatttagtattttaataaCTTCAGGAATCAACACTGCTTGATCATAATATGGGTAAActtaaaagaattgaattacTGCATTCTTTACTTTTTTCTACATCTCATTGTTGAGATGATGCTTGGAACTTATGATTATACATTTgttctgttattttttttactttgtaattgaaaatttatcattgatctcactttttttcacttttactttcctttttgtcaatttgtttgctcaaaatggttttattatcattagaagTATTTGTGTGCTCTCGAAACGTAAAGACAATGGTAGTGTACCTCCGTTGGGAATCAGTTGTTAACATAAGTCGTATATGTAAATACGCTTCTACTTTTATCAATCACACCGAATTTTACtgttctattttttatttttgtggggGGGTTCAaattctgtaaatatatatatatatgtattttttaattttgatcaCTTTGACATTGAAGTGTTATTGTTAAAGATGTGATGGTGCCGCATTTTATTTACTGGTCTTCATATTCATgcaattgatttttgttttcaaacttgACATCCAaaatttttctttctttgtcTCGGAAAAAAATCTAGAAATCATCACCAGGTTATCAGTATTTATAGCTCGTCATTGATGTCATATATGTGCCTTTTTCCACGATCTACATGTATCACAAAGATACATGCTGTACTCAAAACACCAAACAGATGAATATCTCATTCAGGCATGCTTCATTTTCACAGTCCATATGCaatgttcattttacatatGGGCCTTCAATTCTTGACTCTTCTAGTTGTTCTTGATTGGTTTGTGTTTCTTAAATTTTGttacagtttttattttgtttttgtctaaTTGGTTATCTTTATACAATGAAACGTccttggtatacatgtatatatataaatttcttcTTGCTTGAAGCAATATCTTAATTatatctatacaatgtatatcagtgtataattgtttattttgttgttataatTATCCTATTTAAGAATGTGATCATTCTCCAATACCGTTATGAAAAATATACTATTTCATCAGTAAAGAAGATATAATGAGAGGAAGACAAAAAAGCGTTGCGTTGTTTAATCCTGGTCTGACATAAACAGTGACAAgttattttaaattgattataAAGCTATGTATATAACTAATCGGTACTGATGCTGcatgaaatgtacaattatcTTAATAATATACTGAACTTTTCCCTCCCATTCaatcaaaagaaaacaatgttTATTGCTTCTTGCCAACATTTACATAGctacatgttttatattgtacaatatcaGAAAGTAAGATAAACAATGTTCTATATGTATGGGCATATATTTAGTCACAGAATCTTTGTGAAGCATGTGATATAAtcaagtgatcagaacccctcacattttatttaaaaaataaaaagttgtttaaatttGAAGTGGAATTCAGAGTCGTATTATTCCGAGAGCAATTTGTTTTACTTGGTTGTTT
This genomic window contains:
- the LOC138319087 gene encoding zinc finger C2HC domain-containing protein 1C-like, whose amino-acid sequence is MISGSVVDRSPVYGGSSNYQNVNYSNTTKRTNMDGGQQKMSRLQLMQMQYQQRMLKDKEEKLVNMYQENQQRALNRVQSKGMAREFFRERREMEANGNLSQMPSIEQHYQQKRRENGVHVNSNSPHGTISRHNSFGSNQSQRQHMGYQRQNSGGPQGYKNKYQKRSSAGRDKSNPLAPIERPPSHENNDFFPRKPQIHGRPKTKDSDKRTPHEGQTPKSAPHNDFYHDDDGSPPPNLAHLKNAQKQKVNAFGYGGRPPKASPSKTSKPSNFQQFQQDRDQERADRLRRHQQTLDRGIGGGYEYEDEKENESEANSQRESALDIDRKQKEIMEKIARQQAELERIRQQRAAEEEEERKERERRKKREEERRRKMKEDEERRKREEKERREMEEEEAKRRSEQQRKTNQSRSRCESQYHDNGSEGYSSHMSSYPAEPTPPPQPKPSRKPINRRPPPQQNPLAMSSESAYDSKPIASARGGGNVSLFEQAARMEGAFDTEHIKQVKCSNCGRKFNADRIDKHRQFCGNLTKKRKVLDGTKMRVQGTDMEKYIGKNGTPKKSTPSGKKGNWRKQHEEFVNNIRYARKVAQIQKEGGSLSNLPPPPPAENADYVQCPHCNRKYNEMAAARHIPKCKDIKARPTALKRKR